In the genome of Gloeotrichia echinulata CP02, one region contains:
- a CDS encoding ATP-binding cassette domain-containing protein, with translation MQSKTFRDQPLKNDSTGSGVNQLWENVRAIAGPYWYPTTPGIRAFSDVIRAWGMLLILILLIIALVGVTAFNSFVSRYLVDAIVEEKDFTKFVDTLLVYGVALICVTLLVGISKFVRKQIALDWYEWLSNQILAKYFSNRAYYKINFKSDIDNPDQRLAQEIEPIPRNALSFSATFLEKVLEMAVFLIIVWSISQFVASCLIAYTLIGNVIAVYLTQELNKITQEELECKADYNYGLTHVRNHAESIAFFRGENQELNIIRRRLSNLLNSAKRKINWERNQDIFSRGYQAVIQIFPFIVLGPLQINDEIDFGQVGQASLACNLFANALAELINEFGTSGRFSSYAERLTEFADALEAVTKQPEKVSTIKTIEENHLAFENVTLQTPNYEQVIVENLSLSVQSGEGLLIVGPSGRGKSSLLRAIAGLWNAGTGRLVRPPLEEVLFLPQRPYIILGTLREQLTYPNPNRQISDAEIKDILQQVNLQNLLSRIDGFDKEVPWENILSLGEQQRLAFARLLVTHPSFTILDEATSALDLKNEGNLYQQLQETKTTFISVGHRESLFNYHQWVLELSQDSTWQLVTVEDYRIQKGKEIVINPPNNHENTIDILPNNESQNQSEIATIIGLSHKEMQTLTGSTINSIRSKANLGKSITTKDGVTYRYDKDPKLLKWVRV, from the coding sequence ATGCAATCCAAAACTTTTCGCGATCAACCGTTAAAGAATGATTCTACAGGGTCCGGTGTTAATCAATTGTGGGAGAACGTCAGAGCGATCGCCGGTCCTTATTGGTATCCAACTACGCCAGGTATCAGAGCATTTTCCGACGTGATTCGTGCATGGGGAATGCTCCTGATCCTGATATTATTAATCATCGCACTTGTGGGCGTAACTGCTTTTAATAGCTTCGTCAGCCGCTATTTAGTCGATGCGATTGTTGAAGAAAAAGATTTTACTAAATTTGTTGATACTTTATTGGTTTATGGTGTTGCCCTTATTTGTGTAACACTCTTGGTAGGAATTTCTAAATTTGTCAGAAAACAAATTGCTCTTGATTGGTACGAATGGCTCAGTAATCAAATTTTAGCCAAATATTTTAGCAATCGAGCTTATTATAAAATAAACTTTAAATCTGATATTGATAACCCAGATCAACGTCTAGCTCAAGAAATCGAACCCATTCCCAGAAATGCTCTCAGTTTTTCAGCCACTTTCTTGGAAAAAGTGCTGGAAATGGCGGTTTTCTTGATAATTGTCTGGTCAATTTCTCAATTTGTTGCAAGTTGTTTGATTGCTTATACTCTTATAGGTAATGTGATTGCTGTTTACTTGACTCAAGAATTAAATAAGATTACTCAAGAGGAACTTGAATGTAAAGCTGACTACAATTATGGACTGACTCATGTTCGTAATCATGCTGAATCAATAGCTTTCTTTCGGGGAGAAAACCAAGAATTAAATATAATTCGACGAAGACTTAGTAATCTCCTGAACAGTGCGAAACGCAAAATTAATTGGGAAAGAAATCAGGATATTTTTAGCAGAGGATATCAGGCTGTTATCCAAATATTTCCATTTATAGTACTCGGTCCTTTACAGATTAATGATGAGATTGATTTTGGACAAGTTGGCCAAGCCAGTTTAGCTTGCAATCTTTTTGCTAATGCTCTCGCAGAATTAATCAATGAATTTGGAACTTCTGGACGATTTTCTAGTTACGCTGAACGTTTAACTGAGTTTGCGGATGCACTGGAAGCAGTCACCAAACAACCAGAGAAAGTGAGTACTATTAAAACAATAGAAGAAAACCATCTCGCTTTTGAGAATGTCACTTTACAAACCCCCAACTATGAACAGGTGATTGTCGAAAATTTGTCACTTTCTGTTCAATCTGGAGAGGGTTTATTAATTGTTGGCCCCAGTGGTCGAGGGAAAAGTTCTCTATTGAGAGCGATCGCTGGTTTGTGGAACGCTGGAACTGGTCGTCTGGTGCGGCCTCCCCTTGAAGAAGTTTTATTTTTACCCCAACGTCCTTATATAATCTTAGGAACTCTCCGCGAACAGTTAACATATCCTAACCCAAATCGTCAAATTAGCGACGCAGAAATCAAAGATATTTTGCAACAAGTTAATCTACAAAACTTACTCAGTCGAATCGATGGCTTTGATAAAGAAGTTCCTTGGGAAAATATATTATCTTTGGGAGAACAACAACGTCTTGCATTTGCACGACTTTTAGTTACTCATCCTAGCTTCACTATCTTAGATGAAGCAACCAGTGCTTTAGATTTAAAAAATGAAGGAAATTTATATCAACAGTTACAAGAGACAAAAACAACATTTATTAGTGTTGGACATAGAGAAAGTTTGTTTAATTATCATCAATGGGTTTTGGAACTATCACAAGATTCCACTTGGCAACTTGTGACTGTGGAGGATTATCGGATTCAAAAAGGAAAAGAAATTGTCATTAATCCCCCCAATAATCATGAAAATACAATAGATATTTTACCCAATAACGAATCTCAAAATCAATCAGAAATAGCCACTATCATAGGACTTTCTCATAAGGAAATGCAAACATTAACAGGCTCTACCATTAACA